The following coding sequences lie in one Amycolatopsis cihanbeyliensis genomic window:
- a CDS encoding molybdopterin-dependent oxidoreductase: MAAALIGVLAAVGALAAGHLVAGLLEPSSSPYLAVGNTAIDLTPEPVKAFAIEQFGENDKIVLLLGMGVVILLLAAVAGLLSRRSPVPGLIVIGVFGAVGIAAALARPTLGVLGLVAPVVAALAGLATFWWLHRKAPRPEVADDEDAEQADSSGGSGRRRFLITSGAVTAGVAASGAVGQLLIGSRGAEQSRRAIGRIVPARKAPPIPAGADFTGAGTPPFLTPNPDFYRVDTALRVPRLPTDGYRLRVHGMVERELNLSYDDLMGRPLVEKTITMTCVSNQVGGPYVSTSNFVGVPIRDILNEAGVRPGAEQVFSTSVDGYTAGTPVEVLLERDRDALIALGMNGEPLPLEHGFPVRMVTPGLYGYLSATKWLVDLELTTFDKVTYWEERGWAERAPIKTQSRIDRPGAFQKLPAGRTTAAGIAWAQQTGIERVEVRVDSGPWQEAELSTQVGVDTWRMWRIELDLEPGGHNIECRATDRSGYTQTSDRVPPIPDGATGWHSIFCTAQ; the protein is encoded by the coding sequence ATGGCAGCGGCGCTGATCGGAGTGCTCGCGGCCGTCGGGGCGCTTGCCGCGGGGCATCTCGTCGCGGGTTTGCTGGAACCGAGCTCCAGCCCGTACCTCGCGGTCGGGAACACCGCGATCGACCTCACCCCGGAACCGGTGAAGGCATTCGCGATCGAGCAGTTCGGCGAGAACGACAAAATCGTGCTGCTGCTCGGTATGGGAGTGGTCATCCTGCTGCTCGCAGCGGTGGCCGGGCTGCTCTCCCGCCGAAGTCCGGTGCCCGGATTGATCGTCATCGGCGTGTTCGGCGCCGTTGGCATTGCCGCCGCATTGGCCCGCCCGACGCTCGGGGTACTGGGCCTGGTGGCCCCTGTTGTCGCGGCGCTCGCCGGGCTGGCCACCTTCTGGTGGCTGCACCGCAAGGCGCCGCGGCCCGAGGTCGCCGATGACGAGGACGCCGAGCAGGCGGACTCGTCCGGCGGTTCCGGGCGACGCCGGTTTCTCATCACCTCCGGGGCGGTGACAGCCGGCGTCGCCGCCTCCGGTGCGGTGGGCCAGTTGCTGATCGGCAGCCGCGGCGCCGAGCAGTCCCGGCGCGCGATCGGCAGGATCGTCCCCGCGCGGAAGGCGCCGCCGATCCCGGCAGGGGCCGACTTCACCGGCGCGGGCACACCGCCGTTCCTCACCCCGAACCCGGACTTCTACCGGGTGGACACCGCACTCCGGGTGCCGCGGTTGCCCACCGACGGGTACCGGTTGCGGGTGCACGGCATGGTCGAGCGCGAGCTGAACCTGAGCTACGACGATCTGATGGGCCGCCCGCTCGTGGAGAAGACGATCACCATGACCTGCGTGTCCAACCAGGTCGGCGGGCCATATGTGTCCACATCGAACTTCGTCGGGGTACCGATCAGGGACATCCTGAACGAGGCGGGGGTGCGTCCCGGTGCCGAGCAGGTGTTCAGCACCAGCGTGGACGGCTACACCGCGGGTACTCCGGTGGAGGTACTGCTCGAGCGGGACCGGGACGCGTTGATCGCGTTGGGGATGAACGGTGAGCCGCTGCCGCTGGAGCACGGCTTCCCGGTCCGGATGGTCACCCCCGGCCTGTACGGTTACCTCTCGGCCACCAAGTGGCTGGTCGACCTGGAGCTGACCACGTTCGACAAGGTCACCTACTGGGAGGAACGTGGCTGGGCCGAGCGGGCCCCGATCAAGACACAGTCCCGGATCGACCGGCCCGGCGCCTTCCAGAAACTGCCCGCGGGCAGGACCACCGCCGCCGGGATCGCCTGGGCCCAGCAGACCGGCATCGAGCGCGTCGAGGTCCGGGTCGACAGTGGACCGTGGCAGGAGGCCGAACTGTCCACTCAGGTCGGTGTGGACACCTGGCGCATGTGGCGGATCGAGCTCGATCTCGAGCCCGGAGGGCACAACATCGAATGCCGGGCGACCGACCGCTCCGGATACACACAAACGAGTGACCGGGTACCGCCGATTCCGGACGGCGCGACCGGATGGCACTCCATCTTCTGCACCGCGCAGTAA
- the sigK gene encoding ECF RNA polymerase sigma factor SigK, which translates to MREPTDPGSGPEEWGPAPAVAAAPTAERLLAAVAKGDDGAFDRLYDLVAGPVLGVIRQILRDAAQSEEVAQEVLVEVWRTATKYREERGRAMTWVLTLAHRRAVDRVRSAQASSDRETRAYSRDTGRPFDEVAETVASRMEQQQVRRCMSTLTELQRESVVLTYYRGYSCREAAELLDAPVPTVKTRLRDGLIRLRDCLGVGS; encoded by the coding sequence ATGCGAGAACCCACCGACCCGGGTAGCGGGCCGGAGGAATGGGGGCCCGCGCCTGCCGTGGCAGCGGCCCCGACCGCCGAGCGACTCCTCGCCGCGGTGGCCAAGGGCGATGACGGCGCTTTCGACCGGCTCTACGACCTGGTGGCCGGCCCGGTACTCGGGGTGATCCGGCAGATCCTGCGCGACGCGGCGCAGTCCGAGGAGGTGGCCCAGGAGGTGCTGGTCGAGGTCTGGCGCACCGCGACCAAGTACCGTGAGGAGCGGGGCAGGGCGATGACCTGGGTGTTGACGCTCGCGCACCGGCGTGCCGTGGACCGGGTCCGTTCGGCACAGGCCTCCAGTGACCGGGAGACCAGGGCGTACTCGCGGGACACCGGGCGTCCCTTCGACGAGGTCGCCGAGACGGTCGCCTCCCGGATGGAACAGCAACAGGTCCGTAGATGCATGTCCACGCTCACCGAGCTGCAACGCGAGTCGGTGGTGCTGACCTACTACCGCGGCTACAGCTGCCGGGAGGCCGCGGAGCTGCTCGACGCGCCGGTGCCGACGGTGAAGACCCGGCTTCGAGACGGCCTGATCAGGCTGCGCGACTGCCTGGGGGTGGGCTCATGA
- a CDS encoding anti-sigma factor, protein MSTHMNALTGAYAVDALTGEERSEFERHLAECADCTREVRELREAAGRLGTAVATAPPEGLKRRVLDEVARTRQDPPETGVEPETGAEGVAEVVPLSRKRRWATRFAVAAAVAGLALAGTFGTIALQNQQELNSARERMEQATARGTEMSELLSAPDARLITASGEGGLTATTVVSARLGKAMFMGDHTAPLSEDRAYQLWFIRSGQDKFVSAGVLERSAAGRTTPVVRTIPEGTAWMGVTVEPAGGSAQPTTDPVLKMTVPA, encoded by the coding sequence ATGAGCACGCATATGAACGCGCTGACCGGCGCGTACGCCGTGGACGCGCTCACCGGCGAGGAGCGGTCGGAGTTCGAGCGGCACCTCGCCGAGTGCGCCGACTGCACGCGGGAGGTCCGCGAACTGCGCGAGGCCGCGGGCAGGCTCGGGACGGCCGTCGCGACCGCACCGCCGGAAGGGCTCAAGCGCAGGGTGCTGGACGAGGTCGCCAGGACGCGCCAGGACCCGCCGGAGACCGGAGTGGAACCGGAAACCGGTGCTGAGGGTGTGGCCGAGGTGGTGCCGCTGTCCCGCAAGCGGCGCTGGGCCACCAGGTTCGCGGTGGCGGCCGCGGTCGCCGGGCTCGCGCTCGCCGGGACCTTCGGCACCATCGCGCTGCAGAACCAGCAGGAGCTGAACAGCGCGCGGGAACGGATGGAGCAGGCGACCGCCCGCGGCACCGAGATGTCCGAACTACTGTCCGCGCCGGACGCCCGGCTGATCACCGCATCCGGCGAGGGCGGGCTGACCGCCACCACCGTCGTATCCGCGCGGCTCGGCAAGGCCATGTTCATGGGTGACCACACCGCCCCGCTGTCGGAGGACCGGGCATACCAGCTGTGGTTCATCCGATCCGGGCAGGACAAGTTCGTGTCGGCTGGCGTGCTCGAGCGCTCGGCGGCCGGGCGGACCACCCCGGTGGTGCGCACCATCCCGGAGGGCACGGCCTGGATGGGCGTTACGGTCGAGCCCGCCGGTGGCTCGGCGCAGCCCACCACGGACCCGGTGCTGAAAATGACCGTTCCGGCCTGA